The Tachyglossus aculeatus isolate mTacAcu1 chromosome 4, mTacAcu1.pri, whole genome shotgun sequence genome contains a region encoding:
- the BARHL2 gene encoding barH-like 2 homeobox protein encodes MTAMEGATGSSFGIDTILSSASSGSPGVMSGDFRPHGDVRTADFRNQATPSPCSEIDTVGTAPSSPISVTLEHPEPHLVQDGLQPHHLVHHSQQPSPPQSLLQSPQQTPPQQQQTPPQQQQQQLGSAASAPRTSTSSFLIKDILGDSKPLAACAPYSTSVSSPHHTPKQEGNAASESFRPKLEQEDGKTKLDKRDDSQNDLKCHGTKEEGDREITSSRESPPVRAKKPRKARTAFSDHQLNQLERSFERQKYLSVQDRMDLAAALNLTDTQVKTWYQNRRTKWKRQTAVGLELLAEAGNYSALQRMFPSPYFYHPSLLGSMDSTTAAAAAAAMYSSMYRTPPAPHPQLQRPLVPRVLIHGLGSGGQPPLNPLANPLPGTPHPR; translated from the exons ATGACCGCAATGGAAGGGGCGACCGGGTCGAGTTTTGGAATAGACACGATTTTATCTAGCGCCAGTTCAGGCAGCCCCGGCGTGATGAGCGGAGACTTCCGACCTCACGGCGATGTCAGGACGGCGGATTTTCGGAACCAGGCCACCCCGTCCCCTTGTTCGGAGATCGATACAGTGGGGACGGCGCCTTCTTCTCCCATCTCCGTCACCCTGGAGCATCCCGAGCCGCATCTGGTCCAGGACGGCCTCCAGCCGCATCACCTCGTCCATCACAGCCAGCAGCCGTCCCCGCCACAAAGTTTGCTGCAGTCTCCCCAGCAGACGCCTCCGCAACAGCAGCAGACGCCTCCacaacagcagcaacagcagcttgGATCGGCCGCCTCGGCTCCCAGGACTTCCACATCTTCTTTTTTAATTAAAGACATTTTGGGCGACAGCAAACCGCTGGCGGCCTGCGCACCTTACAGTACGAGCGTCTCGTCTCCCCATCACACCCCGAAACAAGAAGGGAACGCAGCCAGCGAGAGCTTTAGGCCGAAACTAGAGCAGGAGGACGGCAAAACCAAACTCGACAAGCGCGACGACTCGCAAAACGATCTCAAATGCCACG gaACAAAGGAAGAAGGCGATCGGGAGATTACAAGTAGCAGGGAGAGTCCTCCCGTGCGGGCCAAGAAGCCTCGGAAGGCGAGGACGGCCTTCTCGGACCATCAGCTCAACCAGCTAGAGAGGAGCTTTGAGCGTCAGAAGTACCTAAGCGTGCAGGACCGCATGGATCTAGCTGCCGCGCTCAACCTCACGGATACCCAGGTCAAGACTTGGTACCAGAACcggag GACGAAGTGGAAGCGGCAGACGGCGGTGGGCCTAGAACTGCTGGCCGAAGCCGGGAACTATTCCGCCTTGCAGAGGATGTTCCCTTCGCCCTATTTCTACCACCCGAGTCTGCTGGGCAGCATGGACAGCaccacggcggcggcggcggcggctgccatGTACAGCAGCATGTACCGGACTCCCCCGGCGCCGCACCCCCAGCTCCAGCGGCCCTTGGTGCCCCGGGTCCTCATCCACGGGCTGGGGTCCGGGGGGCAGCCCCCTCTCAATCCTCTGGCCAACCCTCTCCCGGGCACCCCGCATCCCCGGTGA